tagaatatcatgaaaaaggtcaatattttttgtcactcatttcagacagtgaaacccatatattatatagattcattacacatagagtgaaatatttcaaccCAAAGTTCAGTGTCTCAAAATTAGAAAATTACATAAGAtcagtaaaaaaatgatattttcaacagaaatgtcaggcttctgaaaagtatgttcatttctatgcactcaatatttggttgggcctccttttgcatgaattactgcgtcaatgcggcgtggcatggaggcaatcagcctgtggcactgctcaggtgtaatggaagcccaggttgctttgatagcggccttgttgggtctggtgtctctcatcttcctcttgacaataccGAGGTGCTCGCCAGTCAAGATGCCCTCATCATTGCCGTCAAGGACTTGGCAGCTGGTCTACGGGAAATAAATGACACCTTGATAAATTGTTAGCATTGCTTAGCagtcaaataaatgtgaataattgtattgaagCAAATAATATCGATTGCTTTGAAGTATTTAAATATCCTCTAAAACTTTTACATATTTCACCCTTCTTAATCACTCTGTAGCAAAACTATAATGGACATATTACATACCATTATAAACGTTGTATCAGCTGAATGCGTGCCTGAAGCGCTCCTTGGACGGGAACGTTTATTTGCATCTTCACCCAAAGGTTCGGGCTGAGCATGCAGTCCAAAAGGGATATACACCCTGTGCCGTCGCGATGATATGCAGTACACAGCAGGTTAAAATAATCTGACAGACTTTCTCTGGCCTGTATAAGAGCATTCCACCAGCTACATCCAACGAGATTTGAGTAACCCAATTGTTCGTTATCGTTGAGCGCTTCTACCTACCCAGAAGCAATCCGTCTCCAACCGCTCCAGCATCCAAGTGTTATCCCAAATaactgttttgtaaaataaaggaatCGTGTGTTCCTCCGGGCCTGTGAGAAACAACACTTAATATGTTGCAGCTAGCATCGCAGACTAACTGAACGTTGATGGAATGGTAATTTTTCTGTTCAAATGCCTCCTAAATAATACAGCTATCGCCTATATAGCTATATTTAGGTCTAGATCAGGTGATTGTTGTTTGGACCTCTAATTAGTAATTATATGTAAtatgtattataatattttatgtattatatGCCTACATGCATGTAGGCCCTATACAGTattgaatatatactgtatatatatttattttttcagtatTTCAGTGTTCAAACCCCTTGTGATTAGTGCGTAGTTTCTGcagttcttacatttttacgtaCATTTAGAATAAATTTCAACATGAAAGTTTTGGTGAATCATGATTTTTAGTAAAATCGTTCCTACGCACATTTCACgcacaaatgtgtgtgtacgcgtgcttagtgaatgagacccaatcTCTTTTGATGATTtaagattattttattgaaaacaatctCACATGCTCCATGTGACTTGCATTAACGCAACTCAAATGCCAACCGTCCTTCGGTTGAGAAAAAACATTCCTTTCAGAGGACAACTGGACCATAGAAAGACTGAGTTTGCAAACTTGTAATGACATTAGTGGATGCAGCAATGAGACAGTTATTCTTTATTCTTCCTCTTTATCCTCTCCATGAGTAATGACGTAACAGATGTTCTTGTAGTCTATGTTGCCAGCTACATCCGGAGGGAAAGCAGCCCAGAGGTTCTTTATCTAAGAGAAAGAACACCGTCAGAAGTCTTTAAAACATCGGTCAACAAAaaagaatacaaacaaaaccTAGTAAAGAACCACTAACCTCTTCTGCAGTGAACCGGTCACACTGTGTGGTTAAGAGTTCCTCAaggctataaaaataaatacatttatgttcCTAGAGATTTTTAAGACTTTGATTGCTGACACGTGGACTAATAATTACATTATTAACGTTTACATTATAATTACATTGTGCGTTCAAATCTTAAGTAAGCAGGATCTATCTACAGATATTGGGGAATTAGGTGACATCCCCAATAGGTGAACTTAGCGTTAAAAATGCAACGCACTACTATTGACAATACAAAGATAGGAAGAGTCATGATATTATTTAATAACTCTGCATTTAGAGTTGCACCCAAATATGTTTAACAGATTTATACAAAACCATTTTTTCTATACAAACCTTTAAAAGGTTGTTTTTGTACCAAGAAAGCTTTAGGGAAGATCAATCGtgtagtttaaaaaaacagcaattgGTCAGACCGCTTACAATTCTGTCTTGATGGTGCCAGTAGCCTCAGGGTCCAGAACTTTAAAAGCGCTCACGATAACATCCTCAGGGTCAGCACCTGGGAGAAGAGTTTTACCAAAAAATTAAACGTGGGATCAAAAATATCTATTAATACAGGAAGAAATGTCAGAAAAGACAACTTACCCTTTAGCTTCTCACCAAACATGGTGAGGAAAACAGTGAAATTGATTGGGCCACTGGCCTCCTTGATCATGGCTTCCAACTCTTCGTTCTTCACGTTCAGCTGACCCATGGAGGCCAACACATCTCTCAAATCGTCCTTGCTGATGATACCGTCCCTATTCTGGTCAATGATTGTGAAGGCCTGTTTGTTTTGGAGACAGTTTATAGACATTAAATGCCAATTCATATCGCATTCTTCTCATAAGCATACAAGATGCACACAAAATCACATTTCCAGTATGCACTAGTTTAATGGGATATTCTACATTAAAGATAATGTAAGTTGTATATAAAAGTTTGATTGTAAATGACTGTCCCCAGAGATGTGTCTGCTCAAATAAAGCCAAGCCTTAAGATTTTTAACGTGTCTTTCTTTCTATGAGATCTTTGTGTTCTTCTACCACCCTGGAAACTTGAGACGACATCTGAGACCAAGAAGTCTCTTGGCAGGTGCTGTCCACTTGTTTTTCTAAGTTGTTAAAATGGTCACAGAATGTACGAAGAATTCTTAGGGGATATTTAAGGAGAGGGGATTAGTTACGTTTGCCACCCTCATGAGTTAATCTTTCTGTCCCCGCTTCATAGCAGCCTTTCGTTCTTCTtgcaatacatttacatttatgcatttggaagacgcttttatcgaaagcgacttacattgcattatcctatacatttgtttctaagtatgcgCAATcctctgggatcgaacccacaaccttggcgttgttaacaGCATGCGCTTACATCATTTTGACATGATGTCTGTGTGATCATTTTGGAGTGAATATGTTTTAAGCAATTCTTTGAATCTCTTCATTTCGAATTTTGCACATAGACTCTTTTGTTAATATGCGATTTTAACCCATTTTCTATTACAAAGCCTGAAGTTGTTTAACAACAGGTATGCCTTAACAAGTGGGAAACAATTCACTGCTTGTAACAACATTGTaaccaaaatattttaaaatataacacatACGCGAATTCTGCAAcctattattaaaatatatatctgCATTTTTTAAGAGTTTTAGGTAAAAGTTATCTCTTCACTAGGTTTGTAATACTCattgtaatttaacatttttgaacACTTTAGCATGGGATAATGCTGAACAGCCTCCCATCTTTTGATGCGCACTGTATATATTAAGAGATTATCAAAAAGAAAGACACGTGTGTAGCTTTCGATTTATGGGTGTAAAGTAGGAATTTcgtaaaaatgtgttaaaaatttGTATAGCACTTCTCATATTATTACCTCCCTAAAATGAATTGCTTTATTGCTATTCTCACTATTCCTAGCTGCTTTGGGTAAAAGTAAAAGCAAACTgcctaaatgcaaatgtaagaATGTGAAAGCGCCGCACCTCCTTGTATTCCTGGATCTGGCTCTGTTCAAACATAGAGAAGACGTTAGAGCTGCCTCCTTCTGCCTGCTGCCTTCTTTTGGCCTTCTTGGGTGCCTAGAAAGAAAACCATGCAATACACGTCAATCGGTTGAGGGACATTTTCGAAAAATTTAACGGGCTCTGTCAAATAGAGTGtctgaaagaaaaacaacaatattttgcTTCTTAATAATTGAATATTTTTTGAAGAAAATGGGTTGTTATTGCTGCAGACAGATTTTCAGTTACCAGGAAAATGCAAGCAAAAACATTAGTGGTTTTTGAAGTTGTGGTTTGGTTAGAGGTTGGGCAAGTGATACCCTGTATAGTCAGCATTCGAGGATGTCTAGTAAAGCTGTTAAGTTCTTTGGCACCTCAACGTCACTTATGAACGTCTATGAACACAGACTACGAAATAT
This genomic window from Triplophysa rosa linkage group LG18, Trosa_1v2, whole genome shotgun sequence contains:
- the mylpfb gene encoding myosin regulatory light chain 2, skeletal muscle, with amino-acid sequence MAPKKAKRRQQAEGGSSNVFSMFEQSQIQEYKEAFTIIDQNRDGIISKDDLRDVLASMGQLNVKNEELEAMIKEASGPINFTVFLTMFGEKLKGADPEDVIVSAFKVLDPEATGTIKTEFLEELLTTQCDRFTAEEIKNLWAAFPPDVAGNIDYKNICYVITHGEDKEEE